ATTTCCCCTACAACTGTGGCTCGATGAAGCTATGGAGGGGCCGATGCCTGCGACGGTACTGCGAAATTCGATCGTGGTTTCTACGGGGGCTTGGGTGCTAATTAAGATGCAGCCGGTTTTGGAGTTATCGCCGTTGGTGGTGAAGGCAGAAATTGCGGTGGGCGCGTTTACTGCGGTGACCTGTGCGGCGATCGCCTTAGCCCAAGTGGATATTAAGCGGGTATTTTCCTATGCGACCAGTAGTTATTTAGGCATCGTGTTTATTGCGGTCGGTACGGGCAACAGCCAAGGAGCGCTGATGCTGCTGCTGACCTATGCGATCGCCATGGCGCTGATGTTAATGGCAGTAGGTGGTATTATCCTTAACAATGTTGCCCAAGATATTACTCAACTGGGTGGCTTGTGGTCTCGTCGTCCCATTTCTGGAATTTGCTATGTTGTGGGCGCTCTCTCCTTGGTCGCTGTTCCTCCCCTGGGCTGTTTCTGGGGATTAGCAAAAATTGCCCAAGGTTTACCCCCAACCTTATTAATGGTTTTGTTAGTCGTTAATGGCTTAACTGCGTGCAGTTTAGCGCGAGTCTTCGGGCACTTGTTCACCGGCTCCATTACCGACTGGACGAAGCGATCGCCAGAAGGTCTATGGGCCTTGGTGCTGCCGATGATGATTTTACTTGGTGTCGCTCTCCATTTACCCCAATTACTGGCCGTTGTAGGACTATTACCGGGTCTAGCTTTGGTTACTCAACCGGCTTCCTTACTCTTGATTGGCTCGACGGCGATCGGTGCAGGAGTGGGATTATACCTCTATGGGGGTGACAGAATTCCCAAACCCATTAAGCTCCCGGTTCCAGCCATTCAAGATTTCTTTGCCTATGATTTATATACCGCCAAACTCTATAAAGTCACCGTGATTGCCCTAGTCGGATTTATGGCTAAAGTGATTGATTGGTGCGATCGCACCTTAGTCGATGGAGCCGTTAATTTTGTCGGCCTGTTCACCATTGCTAGTGGCGAAAGCTTGAAATACAACACCACCGGACAAGTGCAGTTTTATGCCCTGTCCATCCTCTTCGGTACACTCCTCTTTGGACTCTTACTCGTGTATCCCCTGCTCTTTGGCCTACCTCAATAACAATCAACTGTTGTCATTCCTATGCTCTCTGCCTTACTCCTAATTCCTGTATTGGGCGCGATCGCCATTTATCTGTCTCCTAAACCCGAATCCAGTCGGGCGATCGCCACAGTTGCCAGTCTCGCCAGTTTCGGTTGGAGCCTCTATTTACTCAGTCAATTTGACCTCAACCCAAGGGGACTGAGCGTAGTCCAATTTAGTGAATTCCATATTTGGATTCAACCCCTGGGCCTAAACTACAGTGTTGGTGTAGACGGCCTCTCCTTACCCCTACTGGTTCTCAATGGTCTTTTAACCCTCATCTCCCTCTATACCAACCGCAAAGATCTCGATCGCTCCCGGCTCCATGACAGCCTGATCCTCCTGATTAATGGCGGAATTGCGGGCGCTCTGATGGCCCAAAATCTGCTCTTATTTATCATCTTCTATGAATTAGAACTGATTCCCTTTTATCTACTGATCGCCATTTGGGGAGGAGAAAAACGGGGGTATGCTTCCACCAAGTTTCTGCTCTATACCGCCATTTCTGGCTTAACGGTGATTGTGGGATTCTTGGGGGTTGTGTTCCTGGGTGACACCGGTAGCTTTGAGTTTAGCCATCTGCAAATCGACGATCTCGATCTGATTACCCAATTGATTCTGTTGAGTGCCCTCCTGATTGGGTTTGCCATTAAAACGCCCCTGGTTCCCCTGCATACCTGGATGCCGGATGCCTATGTAGAAGCCTCCCCCAGTACCACGGTGCTGCTCGGTGGTATTTTTGCTAAGTTGGGAACCTATGGCTTATTGCGCTTTGGGCTGCAACTGTTTCCCGTGGCTTGGCAAACCATGGCTCCAGGTTTAGCGATTATTGGGACAGTGAGTGTGATTTATGGGGCGTTAAGTGCGATCGCCCAACGGGACATTAAGCGCATGGTCGCCTATAGTTCCATTGGTCACATGGGGTATATCCTCGTGGCGGCGGCTGCGGGGACTGAATTGAGTGTATTGGGGGCGATCGCCCAAATGATTGCCCACGGCCTCATTCTCGCCCTCCTCTTCTTCCTCGTCGGCATCGTCGAACAAACCACCGGAACCCGCGATCTCGATGTCCTCAACGGCCTAATGAACCCCATTCGCGGCCTACCTCTAACCAGTGCCCTGCTCATTTTAGCCGGAATGGCCAGCGCCGGTATCCCCGGTTTAGTCGGCTTCGCTGCTGAATTTGTCGTCTTCCAAGGCAGCTTCGCCACCTTCCCTATTCCCACCCTGATCTGTATCCTCTCTTCAGGATTAACCGCCGTCTACTTCGTCATCCTCATTAACCGCACTTGTTTCGGCAAGTTAGACAACCAGAAAGCCTATTATGCCCGCGTTACCCTGAATGAACAATGGCCAGCCCTAGTGCTAACGGCCATTATCCTCTTTTTAGGCATTCAACCCAACTTCCTCCTGCGCTGGATGGAACCCACCACCAACCGCATTGTCGCTGAGTTGCATCAACCCAAAGTTACTCATATTGCTGCTCTGGAGAGATAGGGAGATAGGGGGATGGGGGGATAGGGAGATAGGGGGATCTCATCTTGCCTATTACCCATTCCCTATTACCCATTCCCTATTACCCATTCCCTAATTACCCATTCCCTATAAAAAACCATGACTACAACTCTAGATTCATCAACCACAAAAATCCCTCCTTCAACCCACAAATACGCCGAAGTCATCCATCGCCTAGAAGCCGGTGGCTCCATGTTGCCGGACACCCCCGAAAACCTGATGCAAATTATCGGCATTTATAAAGCCTATGCCGTACCCATGGATTTCTATTGGCGGGATTTGCTCTACATTGCCGAGCGGGTGTTTCTAGACCCTTTACCCTTCTTTAAATACTTCTTACCCCAAGAATATTTAGACCTGCCCAATCATTACGCTGGAGACACCGCAGATTTTCGGGTTTGGCAAAAGGGAGAAGCCAGCGCTCACCCCGAATTATTAGAATTTATGGACAAGGGAGAACTCAAGAAAAAGCTCCCAAAAATATTCCATCATCTCTGGCACGATCGCGTTAACATGGAATTCGCCGAAGCCTGTATGCGAGCCATGCTCTGGCATCAGGGCATGGGCGGCCAGTTTTATGACTACCTGGAGAGCGACGAATATATCGCCAACTGCGATAAAGCCATTAAAGCCTATTTCAAGGGCAATCCCTTGATGTTGGGACTCTATAAGCTGTTCCCACAAATGTTCTACGAAAAGGTGCGCGAACTGTCCTATTACGCCAACTTGGGCTTATTCTGGGAAGTCATGGCTCCCGTCTTCTTTGAAATGAGCGATCTTTATGATGCCGGAGAGTTCAAAACCGTCCCCGATGCCATGAATTTTCTGGTTAATGGCATCTTCATTGCCGCCGGACGACCCATTTATCACCATGTCTATATTGGCGATGAATGTTATGAAATCATTCCCAAATCAAAAGGGTTTATGTGGCTCTATGAAGCCGCCCTGCCCTATGTCGAAGCCGTGTTTTACCGGACGGCTCCCTTCCGAGGCACTAAATCCTACAACGCCCAAGCCAAACAAGTTCCAGAAGAGCAAAAAGACTTTCACTATGGCATTCTCTACGCCGATGTCTTCCCCGTGGGAACCGCAGGCATCCCCCCCACACTGCTGATGCAGGATATGCTCCACTTTCTCCCCCCCTATCTAGAGGAGTATTACCAAAAATACTGTCGGGGTGAAGATGATATGCTGATTCAGTTGGGCATCACCTTCCAGCGATCGATGTACAATGTTACCTCGGCGGTCATTCAAGCCTTAAGAGTCGCCCTACTCTATCCCTTAGATGACCCCAACCCCGAACACTTATTAAAAAATCGCCAATTCTTTGAAGCCCAAATGGACAGATTCCTGCGTCCAGAAGCCCGTTTATCTGATATCCAAAGCCAAGATTATCGTTAACGGACTGAATCCCAAGAAACAAAGTTTTCCCTCTTGCCTCTTGCCTTTTGCCTTTTGCCTTTTGCCTTTTGCCTTTTGCCTATTCCCCATTCCCTATTCCCCATTCCCTATTCCCTATTACCCATTCCCGAAAACATGCCAAATATTGTTGAAATTGCCGTTAGTAATGATGCCTTCTCGACTCTCGTCACTGCGGTTAAAGTGGCGGGGTTAGTCGAGGCCTTGCAACAACCTGGCCCGCTCACGGTTTTTGCCCCCAATGATGATGCCTTTGCCAAATTATTACCCGGAACAGTAGAGAGTTTGGTGCAGAATATTCCCCAACTTCAGCGTATCCTGACCTATCATGTGGCTGCCGGACGCTATACCACAGCAGAATTAAAGGATCTAGAGAGTGTAACTTCTCTGGAAGGTTCTCCTATTCCTATTCGTTGTGGTGAAATTTTTGAAGTGAAAAATGCCACAGTTTTAGCCCCAGATATTGAAGCGACTAATGGCATTATTCATGTGATTGATACAGTGATTTTGATGGGGTAATATCAAGTCCGGTTAAAGACTGGTCATTGCGACCATAGGGACGCAATCCCTGCAATTTGCGAGATGATCGAGATTGCTTCCCTGCGGTCGCAATTACAATTCTAACCCATAGATTAATGTTGTACCTCATAACAGTGCAAAGCGCTGTATTTTCTGCCAAAATAAGGAGACGGCATTGCCGTCTCCTTATGGAAATAAAGAAATTGGCGAAGGGATTACTTGACTTGCTGGCATCATAGTCCAGGGATTCCAGGTTCATAGGATAAAAATCGCGACAATTTTCAATCCAGGGCAAATAGCAAAACGGTTTATAGAAATGTTGATGAACTTTGCAGGTTTCGTAGAAATGGTATTATTGAAGTCCTAACCGAGTTTAACAGCAGGGCCGGCTAATATGATTCATCAACTCAGCGATCGCCATGCCATTGAGGGCCAACTCAAGTTTATAGAGGGCAAAACCCTATTCAGACCCGATCAAATGGTATCCGGTTCTGAAGCAATGGCAGACTTTCCCGTTATCCAAATTGAGAATAACTTCGCCAAAGCCGCCATTTCCCTTTATGGGGGTCATATCCTCTCCTTTCAACCCGTCACCGAATCCGAAGATCTCCTATTTCTGAGCGAAAACGCCATCATCCAATCTGGAAAAGCCATTCGCGGTGGGATTCCCGTCTGCTGGCCCTGGTTCGGCCCCCATCCCGAACGATCCGATCTTCCCAGTCATGGATTTGTCCGCAATCGGTTTTGGTCAGTCTTATCCACCGGAACCACTCCAGAAGGAGAAACCCAAATCCAACTCGGATTAACCGACACTCCAGAAACCCGCGAACTTTGGCCCCATGCTTGGGAATTAGTCCTTGATATTGTCGTCGGCGATACCTTAACCGTCAGTTTAATTACCCGCAACCGAGGCAATGAACCCTTTACCATTACCCAAGCCTTACATTCCTATTTTCAGGTGGGTAGTATTAATGGGGTGAGAATTTTAGGTTTAGATCGAACAGAATATATGGATAAAGTAGACGGTGGAGCGCAAAAATATCAAGCGGGAGTGGTAGAGATCGCCTCAGAAGTCGATCGCATCTACACCCATGTTCCGCCTAAACTTGTCGTTGATGATTCCACCTGGAAACGCCAAATCGAGGTACTCTCTCAAGGGAATAGCAGCGCTGTTGTTTGGAATCCCTGGTCTGAGAAATCAGCAAAATTTCCAGATTTAAGCGACGATGACTATCTTCGCTTTGTCTGTGTTGAAACCACCAACGCCGGCCCCGACCAGATTCAAGTTTTACCCGGAAATGAACATCGATTAGAATCAAAGATTAGGAATTGAAAATATACCCTGTGAGCGTGCCCTGAACAAGGGGCTTCAGCCCCTTGTCCTTCAAGACAGAATGGTTTCAATTCTTACTCATTACTCATTACTTAACAGCGCAAAGCGCTGTAAACACTTGGCCAGATTTTCCCACGTGAATGGTGTCCAGAAACTGATTGAACACCAGGAACACCCATCATTATGCCAGTAAAACTTTCATGCCAGCCAACTATTACAGAATGTGTTTATACTCTCCTCAACTTTAATTGGGGTCGATTTATGGACTATTTAAGGAAAGGTTAAAACCCGGTTTTTTTGCATTGCTTTTTGCCTTCCCAAGATACCAGCAAATTAATGCTATCCTGAACTCAGACTATTTCTACTTGTTACCCTGGTTCGTCTCATTATGGCTGCTTTAACCCTCGACCTCAGTCCGATCGCCACTTTAACCCGCAGTGAGTTCCGCAAGCTCTGTGC
The window above is part of the Roseofilum capinflatum BLCC-M114 genome. Proteins encoded here:
- a CDS encoding CO2 hydration protein yields the protein MTTTLDSSTTKIPPSTHKYAEVIHRLEAGGSMLPDTPENLMQIIGIYKAYAVPMDFYWRDLLYIAERVFLDPLPFFKYFLPQEYLDLPNHYAGDTADFRVWQKGEASAHPELLEFMDKGELKKKLPKIFHHLWHDRVNMEFAEACMRAMLWHQGMGGQFYDYLESDEYIANCDKAIKAYFKGNPLMLGLYKLFPQMFYEKVRELSYYANLGLFWEVMAPVFFEMSDLYDAGEFKTVPDAMNFLVNGIFIAAGRPIYHHVYIGDECYEIIPKSKGFMWLYEAALPYVEAVFYRTAPFRGTKSYNAQAKQVPEEQKDFHYGILYADVFPVGTAGIPPTLLMQDMLHFLPPYLEEYYQKYCRGEDDMLIQLGITFQRSMYNVTSAVIQALRVALLYPLDDPNPEHLLKNRQFFEAQMDRFLRPEARLSDIQSQDYR
- a CDS encoding NAD(P)H-quinone oxidoreductase subunit F; translation: MNTFSQTIWLVPMYAVFGALLTIPWSPGLIRSTGPRPAGYINLLMSCAAFIHSLLGLREVWDAPTHYSLNWLHAANLNITFDVEVSATTVGALVVILGLNILTQIYAIGYLEMDWGWPRFYALLAVFEAGMATLMLTNSLFFSYVMLEILTLGTYLLIGFWFNQSLVVTGARDGFLTKRVGDLVLLMAVVALYPLAGTWNYDELTVWASSVELSPTVATLLGLALLAGPLGKCAQFPLQLWLDEAMEGPMPATVLRNSIVVSTGAWVLIKMQPVLELSPLVVKAEIAVGAFTAVTCAAIALAQVDIKRVFSYATSSYLGIVFIAVGTGNSQGALMLLLTYAIAMALMLMAVGGIILNNVAQDITQLGGLWSRRPISGICYVVGALSLVAVPPLGCFWGLAKIAQGLPPTLLMVLLVVNGLTACSLARVFGHLFTGSITDWTKRSPEGLWALVLPMMILLGVALHLPQLLAVVGLLPGLALVTQPASLLLIGSTAIGAGVGLYLYGGDRIPKPIKLPVPAIQDFFAYDLYTAKLYKVTVIALVGFMAKVIDWCDRTLVDGAVNFVGLFTIASGESLKYNTTGQVQFYALSILFGTLLFGLLLVYPLLFGLPQ
- a CDS encoding NADH-quinone oxidoreductase subunit M, with protein sequence MLSALLLIPVLGAIAIYLSPKPESSRAIATVASLASFGWSLYLLSQFDLNPRGLSVVQFSEFHIWIQPLGLNYSVGVDGLSLPLLVLNGLLTLISLYTNRKDLDRSRLHDSLILLINGGIAGALMAQNLLLFIIFYELELIPFYLLIAIWGGEKRGYASTKFLLYTAISGLTVIVGFLGVVFLGDTGSFEFSHLQIDDLDLITQLILLSALLIGFAIKTPLVPLHTWMPDAYVEASPSTTVLLGGIFAKLGTYGLLRFGLQLFPVAWQTMAPGLAIIGTVSVIYGALSAIAQRDIKRMVAYSSIGHMGYILVAAAAGTELSVLGAIAQMIAHGLILALLFFLVGIVEQTTGTRDLDVLNGLMNPIRGLPLTSALLILAGMASAGIPGLVGFAAEFVVFQGSFATFPIPTLICILSSGLTAVYFVILINRTCFGKLDNQKAYYARVTLNEQWPALVLTAIILFLGIQPNFLLRWMEPTTNRIVAELHQPKVTHIAALER
- a CDS encoding fasciclin domain-containing protein, whose protein sequence is MPNIVEIAVSNDAFSTLVTAVKVAGLVEALQQPGPLTVFAPNDDAFAKLLPGTVESLVQNIPQLQRILTYHVAAGRYTTAELKDLESVTSLEGSPIPIRCGEIFEVKNATVLAPDIEATNGIIHVIDTVILMG
- a CDS encoding D-hexose-6-phosphate mutarotase, which translates into the protein MIHQLSDRHAIEGQLKFIEGKTLFRPDQMVSGSEAMADFPVIQIENNFAKAAISLYGGHILSFQPVTESEDLLFLSENAIIQSGKAIRGGIPVCWPWFGPHPERSDLPSHGFVRNRFWSVLSTGTTPEGETQIQLGLTDTPETRELWPHAWELVLDIVVGDTLTVSLITRNRGNEPFTITQALHSYFQVGSINGVRILGLDRTEYMDKVDGGAQKYQAGVVEIASEVDRIYTHVPPKLVVDDSTWKRQIEVLSQGNSSAVVWNPWSEKSAKFPDLSDDDYLRFVCVETTNAGPDQIQVLPGNEHRLESKIRN